A region of candidate division WOR-3 bacterium DNA encodes the following proteins:
- the nrdR gene encoding transcriptional regulator NrdR: MKCPYCLNEEDKVLDSRPAQEGNAIRRRRECLKCGKRFTTYEYIERTPLMVVKRDGRHEPYDRQKVINGILLACRKRPVGRAEIEKLVDAVENRLSEDGRIEVSSAELGEMVLAQLINIDPVAYVRFASVYRQFNSPEQFVEELKNLKKGGIGGSTEKKDEKE; encoded by the coding sequence ATGAAGTGTCCATATTGTCTAAATGAAGAGGATAAGGTTCTTGACTCCCGTCCTGCCCAGGAAGGAAATGCGATTCGCAGGCGGAGGGAGTGTTTGAAGTGCGGGAAGCGTTTTACCACTTATGAGTACATCGAGCGCACGCCCCTGATGGTTGTGAAGCGGGATGGCAGGCATGAGCCCTACGACCGGCAGAAGGTGATTAATGGTATTCTCCTTGCCTGCAGGAAAAGACCGGTGGGAAGGGCAGAGATTGAGAAACTGGTGGATGCGGTTGAGAATAGATTGAGTGAGGACGGTCGGATTGAGGTCAGTTCCGCTGAGTTAGGCGAAATGGTGTTGGCGCAGCTAATAAATATTGACCCGGTAGCCTATGTGAGGTTTGCCTCGGTTTACCGGCAATTCAATAGTCCGGAGCAGTTTGTTGAGGAGTTAAAAAATTTAAAAAAGGGAGGCATTGGTGGCAGCACCGAGAAAAAGGACGAAAAAGAATAA
- a CDS encoding TIGR03960 family B12-binding radical SAM protein — protein sequence MFERISEVLPLVTKPIRYTGGEYNTFYAEPEPGRVNWVLALPDVYEIGMSNYGLRILYSILNRLPNTGCERSYVPWPDFAALLKAKGLPLYALESKRPVYEFDILGISLQSELSYTNILYLLDLAKIPLHREERTTAHPLIVAGGPCTVNPLPLIDFIDVFVVGDGEEVVREISAVYQEWDHKSRDGLLRALARLKGVFVPGYTDCKDGQVLRRVVSELREEDFPLPPVVPICEITHDRLTVEIARGCVRGCRFCQAGIINRPVRFRDVDQIVRLAERGIRASGWEEVSLLSLSALDYPYLLELVRRLNEKLKERRVAISLPSTRGEDFSPELALNLQEVKKAGLTFAPETASSRLRRFINKNIPEEKILESVRNALDAGWAGVKLYFMIGLPGETEDDVREIARFVNEIARLCRGRMVRFNLTPFIPKPHTPLQWAGFADLKETQAKLAMLKALVNRRNIKPKWENPECSYVQALLARGDERLGQVIERVYHSGGIFQEWTEFFKFSLWQEALDAAGISPEIYLQERKVDERLPWDFIDVGVNKEFLLSEYRRAQAGEETPDCLQAGCTNCGACLGPKPNLPQPPTKRESQEKVYGRRPVPVLSYGELKNRFRLKYVVEEQFRFSAHLDRVRAFYRALRRSDLPIVYTKGFAPKPMLSFGPPLPVGLISDGEYVDIYTSYQYSGNILRDLGPFLPKGLRIVVAQLVPQTSPALGEIINLGRYEISLPNFLAERMQNAPGVPGVRGFCQHDEDVYLLDLTIAPGIKLFDTLEQILKIPAPEIRCLRIKRKDCLVIRDGKLLSPFGEPVAD from the coding sequence ATGTTTGAGAGAATAAGCGAGGTTCTACCCCTCGTCACCAAACCGATTCGCTACACCGGCGGCGAGTACAACACCTTCTATGCCGAACCCGAACCAGGTCGGGTAAACTGGGTTCTGGCGCTGCCCGATGTCTATGAAATCGGGATGTCCAATTACGGATTGCGGATTCTCTATTCAATTCTTAACCGCCTTCCCAATACCGGTTGTGAGCGCTCTTATGTGCCCTGGCCCGATTTTGCTGCCCTGTTAAAGGCAAAGGGCTTGCCGCTCTATGCGTTGGAGTCAAAGCGACCGGTGTATGAGTTTGACATCCTCGGCATTTCCCTGCAGAGCGAACTTTCCTACACCAACATCCTTTATCTTTTGGATTTGGCTAAAATCCCTTTGCACCGGGAGGAGAGAACCACCGCTCATCCTTTGATTGTTGCTGGCGGACCCTGCACCGTCAACCCCTTGCCCCTGATTGATTTCATTGATGTGTTTGTCGTCGGCGATGGCGAAGAGGTTGTCAGGGAAATCAGCGCGGTTTATCAGGAATGGGACCATAAGAGCCGTGATGGGCTTCTGCGGGCACTCGCCCGGCTCAAAGGTGTTTTTGTGCCCGGTTATACCGATTGCAAAGATGGGCAGGTTTTGCGCCGGGTTGTTTCTGAGTTGCGCGAGGAGGACTTTCCCTTGCCACCGGTTGTGCCCATCTGCGAAATCACCCATGACCGGCTCACAGTGGAGATTGCGCGTGGTTGCGTTCGGGGCTGCCGGTTCTGTCAGGCAGGGATAATAAACCGTCCGGTCCGTTTCCGTGATGTTGACCAGATTGTCAGGCTGGCAGAAAGGGGGATCAGGGCAAGCGGCTGGGAGGAGGTCTCGCTCCTTTCCCTTTCCGCACTCGACTATCCCTATCTCTTGGAACTGGTGCGCCGGCTCAATGAGAAACTGAAGGAGCGCCGGGTTGCCATCTCCTTGCCCTCAACCAGGGGTGAGGACTTTTCTCCTGAACTGGCACTGAACCTGCAGGAGGTGAAAAAGGCAGGTCTGACATTTGCGCCGGAAACCGCCTCCAGCCGGTTAAGGAGATTCATCAACAAAAACATCCCTGAGGAGAAGATTTTAGAGTCGGTGCGCAATGCCCTTGATGCGGGCTGGGCAGGGGTAAAACTCTACTTTATGATTGGTCTACCTGGCGAGACCGAGGATGATGTCCGGGAGATTGCCCGTTTTGTCAATGAGATTGCCCGGCTCTGCCGGGGCAGAATGGTTCGGTTTAACCTGACACCATTCATACCCAAGCCCCATACACCTTTGCAATGGGCAGGCTTTGCCGATTTAAAAGAGACCCAGGCAAAGCTGGCTATGCTCAAGGCGCTGGTCAACCGGCGCAACATCAAGCCCAAATGGGAAAACCCGGAATGCTCCTATGTTCAGGCGTTGCTTGCCCGCGGTGATGAGCGTTTAGGTCAAGTGATTGAAAGGGTTTACCATTCGGGTGGCATTTTTCAGGAATGGACCGAATTCTTCAAGTTTTCCCTGTGGCAGGAGGCGCTGGATGCTGCTGGGATATCCCCGGAAATATATCTCCAAGAACGCAAAGTTGATGAGAGACTGCCCTGGGATTTTATTGATGTTGGGGTTAATAAGGAGTTTCTCCTTTCAGAATACAGGCGGGCGCAAGCCGGCGAAGAAACCCCTGATTGCCTTCAGGCGGGCTGCACCAACTGCGGTGCCTGTTTGGGTCCCAAGCCTAACTTACCCCAGCCACCAACAAAAAGGGAGTCACAGGAAAAGGTTTACGGTCGCAGACCGGTACCGGTTCTTTCGTACGGCGAACTCAAGAACCGGTTCCGATTGAAATATGTGGTTGAGGAGCAGTTTCGGTTTTCTGCCCATCTCGACCGGGTGCGGGCATTTTACCGGGCACTGCGCCGCAGTGATTTACCAATTGTATATACCAAGGGTTTTGCACCCAAGCCGATGCTTTCCTTTGGTCCGCCCCTGCCAGTGGGGTTAATCTCGGATGGGGAGTATGTTGATATCTACACCAGTTACCAATATTCAGGGAATATCCTTCGTGACCTCGGACCCTTTCTGCCCAAGGGGCTGCGGATTGTTGTCGCACAACTGGTGCCACAAACCAGCCCGGCACTCGGAGAAATAATCAACCTCGGCAGGTATGAAATCTCTTTGCCCAATTTTCTTGCCGAGAGAATGCAAAACGCACCTGGTGTTCCGGGCGTGAGGGGTTTTTGCCAGCACGATGAGGATGTCTATCTTCTTGACTTGACAATTGCCCCGGGGATAAAATTGTTTGATACCCTCGAGCAGATTTTGAAGATACCAGCACCGGAGATTAGGTGTCTGCGGATCAAGCGCAAGGACTGCCTGGTTATAAGGGATGGCAAACTCCTCTCGCCATTTGGGGAGCCGGTGGCAGATTGA
- the nrdD gene encoding anaerobic ribonucleoside-triphosphate reductase translates to MAAPRKRTKKNNQQNDLAKQMVNESERLQRLFRKVQKRSGDLVDFDINKITTAIFNAARAVGGEDYARAQWLAEKVVEYLYAQRGPHIPTVDEIGDAVEKILIENGHAQTAKAFILKREERARARRLHAARIKPNIGGKRDTTEFALFVRSSDDTIRQWDRSRISRALVREAGLDPDDAEEIAREVEEIIINANVKRVTSSLVRELVNAKLIERGLEEHRRRHARLGVPIADVENLILYKNRENANTPHNPEATNMTLAEWTLKQFALSSVFDSDIADAHTWGDIHLHDLGFINRPYCSGQSLEYVKKFGLNLPNALSMAKPARHPETLLAHMVKFSAALQGHFAGAIGWDAVNIFFAPFLTGMSDRDIHQLAQMLVFEYSQQNVARGGQAIFSDINLYWEIPNHFANVEAIGPGGEYTGKKYGEYLTEAQRFLWAIFDVYLEGDGSGRPFFFPKPLVHMTENFFKTPGSKEFLEHIADVAAEKGNTYFVFDRGKTAKVSECCRLSFRLDEHDLCDAQTPWKMRYCALQNVTLNLPRVAYLANHNDDTLFRLLRERMEMIARAHLEKKTFIEKLLALKNEGPLALLTMNPDGEPYLRLHRVTYLVGILGLNELVQYHLGQELHESEQAFRFGLKVIAFLNLECKRLARMHNIRLVLEQTPAESTAYRLAKLDLEFYPEQALQVVKGDINSGSVYYTNSTYLNISAPIDPIERVYYEGKFHDMIEAGALTHVWLADSRPPKESIANFVLKTFHQTRNAQIAFSPEFTTCARCHRTSRGLNSTCPWCHSADVDHITRVTGYFSRVSGWNAGKRQELKDRYKTDLKAIKESLHRNG, encoded by the coding sequence GTGGCAGCACCGAGAAAAAGGACGAAAAAGAATAATCAACAGAATGATTTGGCAAAGCAGATGGTTAATGAGAGCGAAAGGTTGCAACGCCTGTTTCGCAAGGTACAGAAGCGTTCTGGCGACTTGGTGGATTTTGACATCAATAAGATAACCACTGCCATTTTCAATGCTGCCCGCGCGGTTGGTGGTGAGGATTATGCCCGTGCCCAGTGGCTGGCAGAAAAGGTGGTGGAATACCTTTATGCCCAGCGCGGACCCCATATTCCTACAGTTGATGAGATTGGGGATGCGGTGGAAAAGATTCTGATTGAAAATGGTCATGCCCAGACCGCCAAGGCTTTTATTCTCAAGCGGGAGGAGCGCGCCCGGGCAAGAAGGCTCCATGCCGCCCGGATCAAGCCCAACATCGGCGGCAAGAGGGATACAACCGAGTTTGCCCTGTTTGTCCGTTCATCCGATGACACCATCCGGCAGTGGGACCGGAGTCGCATCAGCCGCGCGCTTGTGCGTGAAGCCGGTCTTGACCCTGATGATGCCGAAGAGATTGCCAGGGAGGTGGAGGAAATCATCATTAACGCCAATGTCAAGCGGGTGACATCAAGTCTGGTGCGGGAGCTGGTTAATGCCAAACTAATTGAGCGGGGTCTGGAGGAGCATCGCCGGCGCCATGCCCGGCTGGGTGTGCCGATTGCCGATGTGGAGAATCTAATTCTGTATAAGAACCGTGAGAATGCCAATACCCCGCACAATCCTGAGGCAACCAATATGACCCTTGCGGAATGGACCTTGAAGCAGTTTGCCCTTTCCTCGGTTTTCGACTCAGATATTGCGGACGCGCATACCTGGGGCGATATCCATTTGCATGACCTTGGTTTTATCAATCGCCCCTATTGTTCGGGTCAATCCTTGGAGTATGTTAAAAAGTTTGGGCTGAATCTGCCCAATGCCCTGTCAATGGCAAAGCCGGCACGGCACCCGGAAACCCTGCTTGCCCATATGGTGAAATTCTCCGCCGCGTTGCAGGGGCATTTTGCCGGGGCGATTGGCTGGGATGCGGTCAACATATTTTTCGCACCCTTTCTCACCGGGATGAGTGACAGAGATATTCATCAGTTAGCCCAGATGTTGGTTTTTGAGTATTCCCAGCAGAATGTTGCCCGGGGTGGTCAGGCGATATTTTCTGATATCAACCTTTACTGGGAGATTCCCAATCACTTTGCTAATGTTGAGGCGATTGGACCCGGTGGTGAATACACCGGCAAGAAGTACGGTGAGTATTTGACCGAGGCGCAACGGTTCCTGTGGGCAATCTTTGATGTTTACCTGGAGGGTGATGGTTCTGGGCGCCCGTTCTTTTTCCCAAAACCTTTAGTCCATATGACCGAAAACTTTTTCAAGACCCCAGGGTCAAAGGAGTTTCTTGAACACATTGCTGATGTCGCCGCGGAAAAGGGTAATACCTATTTTGTTTTTGACCGGGGTAAGACCGCGAAGGTAAGCGAGTGTTGTCGCTTGAGTTTCCGGCTGGATGAACATGACCTTTGCGATGCCCAGACACCATGGAAGATGCGTTACTGCGCGTTGCAGAATGTCACTTTGAACCTGCCCCGGGTGGCTTACCTTGCCAATCACAACGACGATACCCTTTTCCGCCTCCTGCGGGAACGGATGGAGATGATTGCCCGTGCCCACCTGGAAAAGAAAACCTTTATTGAAAAACTGCTGGCGCTTAAAAATGAGGGTCCTTTGGCACTCTTGACGATGAACCCTGATGGGGAACCCTATCTGCGGCTACATCGGGTTACCTATCTGGTTGGAATCCTCGGGCTGAATGAACTGGTTCAGTACCATCTTGGTCAAGAGTTGCATGAGAGCGAGCAGGCGTTCCGGTTCGGACTGAAGGTGATTGCCTTTCTCAATCTCGAGTGCAAACGGCTGGCGAGAATGCATAACATCCGGCTGGTTTTAGAGCAAACACCGGCGGAGTCAACCGCTTATCGGCTGGCAAAACTTGATTTGGAGTTTTATCCGGAGCAGGCGCTCCAAGTGGTGAAGGGCGATATCAATTCCGGTTCGGTTTATTACACCAACTCCACCTATCTCAACATCTCCGCACCCATTGACCCGATTGAGCGGGTTTACTATGAAGGCAAATTCCACGATATGATCGAGGCGGGCGCTCTGACCCATGTCTGGCTTGCCGACTCAAGACCACCGAAGGAGTCGATCGCCAACTTTGTGCTCAAGACATTTCACCAGACGCGCAATGCCCAGATTGCCTTTTCACCCGAATTCACCACCTGCGCCCGATGCCACCGAACCAGCCGCGGGCTTAACAGCACCTGTCCTTGGTGCCATTCCGCTGATGTTGACCACATCACCCGAGTCACCGGTTATTTCTCCCGAGTCTCAGGCTGGAATGCGGGTAAAAGGCAGGAACTGAAAGACCGATATAAAACCGACTTGAAGGCCATTAAGGAATCTCTCCATCGCAACGGTTAA
- a CDS encoding YfhO family protein: MAKKHRARPAPAQKPAWSIPEEKLHLYAVGALFLLPLFFYARFLFGSVMMFGTDFIGAGGYAQRHFMAEYIRSHFNIAFWQPQILSGQPTVAAFFGDLFYPTILLRLILPVHTVWAWTFFLHTFLAGLGAYLFLKELKLQTVAAFLAGVAYMFSGSLLTLAYAGHDGRLIGSALMPLAIFFLTRGINRRQFFWFLLTGLVIALQLLSGHIQKVYYTGLILVAWFIFCLIRTVRQEKKPNLAPKLICYFALGMFFAGCLAAIQYLPVYANLPYSARGAERGYEYATSWSMPVAEVFDLLTPKFSGGLENYWSKNPFKLHSEYLGILPLLFAVVAIIRSWKKPNVKFFLFAFVVTLLMAWGGNTPFYRLPYHLLPGIKMFRGPGMIFFLAGFSISVLAGFGVNHLLTEERKGKGHRFLLYAGGVLLIVLLFFLAARDAAANIFSPGPRLNQFQANYPALTGGLLFALFLWAIGTGLVFLFNRNRIAKPVFAGICAVIMTIDIGISLRLWDNQRGYIRSIPHPKEYFSPDEVVRFLKQDSSFYRVLPLHYDRSDEGELWLHNIYSVAGQIPNPLQSYQDFIGAGKSVMFQANNLLNPNFMNLLNIKYIITYNLPEDVSMFDPQSQQVISQLKSYFSQPQFERVFTGGRYTIFENKDLLPRAFITPDYQVVKDKDEVISLLMQKEFDPGKTALVYEAPGYKPVVDSNPSPATQCTILYYDANRIRVKANVSTPGILVLSENFHPDWQVTVDGKPAKLLQAFHTLRAVALEPGEHTVEFAYRSRSYQIGLFLSLLATLILLVFLIIFLLRRRVSDQNLQN, from the coding sequence ATGTTTGGCACCGACTTCATCGGCGCCGGTGGCTATGCCCAGCGCCATTTTATGGCAGAATACATCCGCAGTCATTTCAACATCGCCTTCTGGCAGCCGCAGATACTCTCGGGTCAGCCCACTGTTGCCGCCTTTTTTGGCGACCTTTTCTATCCGACAATCCTCTTGCGCCTTATTCTCCCAGTCCATACTGTCTGGGCCTGGACATTCTTTCTCCACACCTTTCTTGCCGGACTGGGCGCCTATCTCTTTCTCAAAGAGCTGAAACTACAAACCGTTGCCGCCTTCCTTGCCGGTGTTGCCTATATGTTCTCCGGGAGCCTCTTGACCCTTGCCTATGCCGGTCATGATGGCAGACTGATTGGCTCCGCACTTATGCCCCTGGCGATTTTCTTTTTGACCCGGGGCATCAACCGGCGCCAGTTCTTCTGGTTCCTTCTCACCGGTCTTGTCATCGCCCTGCAACTGCTCTCCGGTCATATCCAGAAGGTGTATTACACCGGACTCATCCTTGTTGCCTGGTTTATCTTTTGTCTCATCCGCACCGTCCGTCAGGAGAAAAAACCCAATCTGGCACCCAAGCTCATCTGCTATTTTGCCCTTGGTATGTTTTTTGCCGGTTGCCTGGCCGCAATTCAGTATCTGCCGGTTTATGCCAATTTGCCTTACAGCGCGCGGGGTGCGGAAAGAGGGTATGAATATGCCACCTCCTGGTCAATGCCCGTTGCCGAGGTCTTTGACCTGTTAACCCCAAAATTCTCTGGCGGTCTGGAAAACTACTGGAGCAAAAACCCGTTCAAACTCCATAGCGAATATTTGGGGATTTTGCCCCTCCTGTTTGCCGTTGTCGCCATCATCCGCTCCTGGAAAAAGCCAAATGTTAAGTTTTTCCTATTTGCCTTTGTTGTCACCCTGTTAATGGCATGGGGCGGCAACACCCCTTTTTATCGCCTCCCTTATCACCTCCTGCCCGGGATAAAGATGTTTAGGGGTCCAGGGATGATATTCTTCCTTGCCGGCTTTTCCATATCGGTCCTTGCCGGTTTTGGGGTCAATCACCTTCTCACCGAGGAGAGGAAAGGGAAAGGGCATCGTTTCCTCCTTTATGCCGGGGGGGTGCTATTGATTGTTCTCCTTTTCTTCCTTGCCGCCCGTGACGCCGCTGCTAATATATTTAGTCCCGGTCCGCGGCTTAACCAGTTTCAAGCCAACTACCCCGCACTTACTGGCGGTCTGCTCTTTGCCCTTTTTCTCTGGGCGATTGGCACCGGTCTTGTCTTCCTTTTTAACCGCAACCGCATCGCCAAGCCGGTTTTTGCCGGCATCTGCGCAGTGATAATGACCATTGACATCGGCATCTCCTTAAGGCTCTGGGACAACCAGCGCGGCTATATCCGCTCAATACCCCATCCGAAGGAATACTTTAGCCCGGATGAGGTGGTGCGCTTTCTCAAACAGGACAGCTCCTTTTACCGGGTCCTGCCGCTCCATTACGACCGCTCCGACGAGGGCGAACTCTGGCTTCATAACATCTATTCGGTTGCCGGTCAGATTCCCAATCCGCTGCAGAGTTATCAGGACTTTATCGGCGCAGGCAAAAGCGTGATGTTTCAGGCAAACAACCTCCTCAACCCCAACTTTATGAACCTCTTGAACATCAAATACATCATCACCTACAACCTGCCCGAGGATGTGTCAATGTTTGACCCGCAGAGCCAGCAGGTCATCAGCCAGTTGAAGTCCTATTTCAGCCAGCCTCAGTTTGAGAGGGTTTTCACCGGCGGCCGCTACACCATCTTTGAAAACAAAGACCTTTTGCCCCGAGCCTTCATCACCCCTGATTATCAGGTTGTCAAAGACAAGGATGAGGTCATCTCCCTTTTGATGCAAAAAGAATTTGACCCGGGTAAAACTGCGCTGGTTTACGAAGCGCCTGGTTATAAGCCGGTAGTGGACTCAAATCCAAGCCCGGCAACCCAATGCACCATCCTTTATTACGATGCCAATCGCATCAGAGTTAAGGCAAATGTCAGCACACCCGGGATTTTGGTGTTGAGTGAGAACTTTCACCCTGACTGGCAGGTAACAGTCGATGGTAAACCGGCAAAACTCCTCCAGGCTTTTCACACCCTCAGGGCGGTTGCGCTTGAGCCGGGCGAGCATACCGTTGAGTTTGCCTACCGTTCAAGGTCATACCAAATTGGGCTTTTCCTTTCCCTGTTAGCCACCTTAATCTTACTTGTCTTTCTCATAATTTTTCTATTGAGGCGGCGCGTATCAGACCAGAATTTACAGAATTAA
- a CDS encoding DUF167 domain-containing protein, with protein MQIQVLVKPRSNVNKVIPNPDGSFTVTVAAPPVEGKANQAVVAALAEFFKVPKTFIRLVAGERSRRKIFQITERG; from the coding sequence TTGCAGATTCAAGTCCTGGTTAAGCCTCGGTCAAATGTAAATAAGGTCATTCCCAACCCCGATGGTTCTTTTACAGTTACGGTGGCTGCTCCTCCAGTTGAGGGAAAAGCCAACCAGGCGGTAGTCGCCGCTCTTGCCGAATTTTTTAAAGTACCCAAAACCTTTATCAGACTGGTTGCCGGTGAGCGTTCACGGCGTAAGATTTTTCAGATTACTGAGCGAGGTTAG
- a CDS encoding Rne/Rng family ribonuclease, which translates to MKVKTKIFVSANEWETRVAVFENDRLVEFYVERAEQQNLVGRIYKGRVENVVKGLRGAFINIGLRKNGFLPLTEIPEFDTLEEEGEESEGGRPQPRTISLREGEEILVQVVKDPFAEKGARLTSFVSIPGRYLVYFPNVQRIGISRRISDRKERNRLREAVRQFKSHHAGVIIRTVAQEASYEDLRLEYQELERIWEEVRAKAEQVASPAVLYEEPSIAIKVVRDLLNESVEKVVVDYEPSYKEIGNYISRVAPRLKRRVELYQGETPLLEQVGVEAELERLFHKRIWLKGGGFITIDQTEAMVAIDVNTGRSAQEENPEKLILETNLEAAAEIARQIRLRDLAGLIIIDFIDMEDPKNTERVVQELKAQLANDRAKSDFSKMSRFGLLEMTRERTRPGMMYLLFETCPVCQGSGRVRSRSEVAMRIERMILTKLPKLRGRRIRILAAPALTEFLTTEWYERLAEFARRYELAIDVKTDYQLAPTEFKLLTEAT; encoded by the coding sequence ATGAAAGTCAAGACAAAAATTTTTGTTAGTGCCAACGAATGGGAAACAAGGGTGGCGGTTTTTGAAAACGACCGGCTGGTAGAGTTTTATGTGGAACGGGCGGAGCAGCAAAATCTTGTTGGTCGGATTTACAAAGGTAGGGTTGAAAATGTTGTCAAAGGGCTGCGGGGCGCATTTATCAATATCGGGCTGCGCAAGAACGGGTTTCTGCCGCTCACCGAAATACCCGAATTTGATACCCTTGAGGAGGAGGGTGAGGAATCTGAAGGCGGCAGACCCCAGCCCCGGACCATCAGCCTCCGCGAGGGTGAGGAGATTTTAGTTCAGGTTGTCAAAGACCCATTTGCAGAAAAGGGGGCGCGCCTCACATCTTTTGTCTCCATTCCCGGCAGGTATCTCGTTTATTTCCCCAATGTTCAGCGAATCGGCATCTCCCGGCGTATCAGCGATCGCAAGGAGCGCAACCGGCTCCGGGAGGCGGTTCGGCAGTTTAAAAGCCATCATGCCGGGGTCATTATCCGCACAGTGGCCCAGGAGGCTTCATACGAAGATCTGAGACTTGAGTATCAGGAACTGGAACGCATCTGGGAGGAGGTGAGGGCAAAGGCGGAACAGGTAGCATCACCGGCAGTTCTTTATGAGGAACCCTCCATTGCGATTAAGGTAGTGCGCGATCTGCTCAATGAAAGTGTTGAAAAGGTTGTGGTAGACTACGAGCCCTCCTATAAGGAAATTGGCAATTACATTTCAAGGGTAGCACCCCGGCTAAAGCGCCGGGTAGAACTTTATCAGGGCGAAACGCCTTTGCTCGAACAGGTGGGTGTTGAGGCGGAACTGGAAAGGCTCTTCCACAAGCGTATTTGGCTTAAAGGCGGGGGCTTTATTACCATTGACCAGACCGAAGCGATGGTGGCGATTGATGTCAATACCGGACGTTCTGCTCAGGAGGAAAATCCTGAGAAGTTGATTCTTGAGACAAACCTTGAGGCGGCAGCAGAAATTGCCCGGCAGATAAGGCTGCGCGACCTTGCTGGGCTGATAATCATCGATTTCATTGATATGGAGGACCCAAAGAATACCGAGCGGGTTGTTCAGGAGTTAAAGGCACAGCTGGCAAACGACCGGGCAAAATCAGACTTTTCCAAGATGAGCCGGTTCGGACTCTTAGAGATGACCCGGGAAAGAACCCGTCCAGGGATGATGTACCTTTTGTTTGAAACCTGCCCAGTGTGCCAGGGTTCGGGTCGGGTGCGCTCCCGCTCCGAGGTGGCGATGCGTATCGAAAGGATGATTCTGACAAAGCTCCCAAAACTTCGGGGCAGAAGGATAAGAATCCTTGCCGCCCCCGCGCTGACCGAATTTCTCACCACCGAGTGGTACGAGCGCTTGGCAGAGTTCGCCCGGCGCTACGAACTGGCAATTGATGTGAAAACCGATTATCAGCTCGCACCTACCGAGTTTAAATTACTAACTGAGGCTACTTGA